The following coding sequences are from one Plasmodium sp. gorilla clade G2 genome assembly, chromosome: 1 window:
- a CDS encoding transcription initiation factor TFIIB, putative: MSSIPHNKKFALTSSNDKPVTLIRTNVSNENNDVRRKMLRNFRNSRNTSCPDCKEKGIIICDTSEGTQICNGCGMVVESKILSEEQEWRNFQNDGQSKNTDRNRVGEISDIWLENNLTSTTFIKSSKKLQHLNMMTQINKNDQTLISAFNILKLICDTFFLRSNVIERAKEITKELQDMEQLKNRINNLNMLAVVYLACREAGHIKSIKELITFDRSYKEKDLGKTINKLKKVLPTRAFVYNENISHLIYSLSNRLQLSIDLIEAIEYVVKKASTLITTSHRLNSLCGGSIHLIVELNTSEEKNLKLPNISQIATVCGVTTNTLKTTFKELLNAAEYIIPKYYLSEDNPKLSLLKQKYLSEDKRKKK; the protein is encoded by the exons atgtcaTCCATTCCTCATAATAAAAAGTTTGCTTTAACTTCCTCAAATGATAAGCCCGTCACCTTAATTAGAA cCAATGTAAGCAATGAGAATAACGATGTGAGGAGGAAGATGCTAAGAAACTTTAGGAATAGCCGAAATACTTCATGTCCTGACTGTAAAGAAAaaggaataataatatgtgaCACTAGTGAAGGTACTCAAATATGTAATGGGTGTGGAATGGTTGTTGAAAGTAAGATTTTATCTGAAGAACAAGAATGGAGAAATTTTCAAAATGATGGTCAATCAAAAAATACAGATAGAAATAGGGTAGGTGAAATAAGTGATATATGgttagaaaataatttaacaaGTACTACATTTATTAAGTCTAGTAAGAAATTACAACATTTAAATATGATGacacaaataaataagaatgaTCAAACTTTAATTTCTGCattcaatattttaaaattaatttgtGATACTTTCTTTCTGAGGAGTAATGTTATTGAGCGGGCCAAGGAAATAACAAAGGAGTTGCAG GATATGGAACAGCTAAAGAATCGTATAAACAACCTGAACATGCTAGCCGTTGTATATTTAGCATGCAGAGAAGCAGGTCATATAAAGAgtataaaagaattaattaCATTTGATAGATCATATAAAGAGAAAGACTTGGGGAagacaataaataaattaaagaaaGTACTTCCAACACGAGCTTTtgtttataatgaaaatatatcacatttaatatattctttatcaaACAGATTACAATTATCAATTGATTTAATAGAGGCAATAGAATATGTAGTAAAAAAAGCTAGTACATTAATTACAACATCTCATAGATTAAATTCATTATGTGGTGGTTCAATACATTTAATAGTAGAATTAAATACaagtgaagaaaaaaatctGAAACTACCAAACATATCACAAATAGCAACAGTATGTGGAGTTACAACAAATACACTAAAAACAACATtcaaagaattattaaatgcagcagaatatattattcctAAATATTATCTATCAGAAGATAATCCTAAATTATCATTGcttaaacaaaaatatctTAGTGaggataaaagaaaaaagaaataa
- a CDS encoding adenylate kinase-like protein 1, producing the protein MKRKVPNIIITGVPGSGKSTLCEELKEIINKELLEIKNMEGIKMTHLNLSNIIKEERLYEEFDDELDASIYSEDLLNEYLKKYNLEEGGYIIDFHDINFIQDIDIIDQIFLLTIQTNYLYERLEKRNYSKEKIKNNIECEIFQVIKEDILDHFPNTNILQEIENNDLQQYDNNLNIIKKWVLSYI; encoded by the coding sequence atgaaaagaaaagtgccgaatattataattacggGCGTCCCTGGATCTGGAAAGAGTACTCTTTGTGAggaattaaaagaaataataaataaagaattattagaaataaaaaatatggaagGTATTAAAATGACACATTTAAATTTAtctaatataataaaagaagaaaggtTATATGAAGAATTTGATGATGAATTAGATGCTAGTATATACAGTGaagatttattaaatgaatacttaaaaaaatataatttagaaGAAGGGGGATATATAATTGATTTTcatgatataaattttattcaagatatagatataatagATCAAATATTTCTATTAACAATACAAactaattatttatatgaacgtttagaaaaaagaaattattctaaagaaaaaattaaaaataatattgaatGTGAAATCTTTCAAGTtataaaagaagatatattGGACCATTTCCCTAACACCAATATATTACaagaaatagaaaataacGACTTACAACAATATGATAACAATctaaatattatcaaaaaatgGGTTCtctcatatatatga
- a CDS encoding phosphatidylinositol-4-phosphate 5-kinase: protein MKCTSVNIRNVLELSLKKKIKENTNLSDEEILIIYKRFNYISYNGKLNYDNFEKSLGILGSIKNAYLYKSIFKAFDLNNDNYLDFYEFCVAINIMLKGNKKDKLKLSYRIVNAGFNSNEHAGVLHKRSNVSNEENQTNFNNINGDNNNENNDNNDNNDNNDNIVYNDNIVYNNSDNHNNNITHQNSLCHLFDKKNSNDHSNKDPTIENKIYNINDEYNEKIKKNKKKDYSNYITYENFEKIVLSINDIKRQLLGTGDEIITSQIKYTFRSLSILCDDGIYRMNFECYKKALKCNEFLKLLGIHTKVADVFLQHELIKKKQKKTKEQIYKNRKYKNDTNKLANHRIIKSVSESTNTRGSILNDSTSILFLRKPKKKKKKKKKKKKKKIKLFERKNTFSSSMENKNNNRNIKGVSRILSQVNNISTTEVEVNQDTEPISNECHHKQNEENKNITFSQNDNNNNNNNNNNIDNIKTNSCVMNNIMDTKESNEEKKQNKNMCSKNIYDISNKKNDKLQLPKCDIFECSIIKSDKNILKEENNHYKNERETHEYFAIDNNIFYNDPIIISKKNSNDRDKKLLKTFSSSSLKKKSHLRNYHYIKKINKDNNIKGEDDANYINIKGEDNANHINMMDENNVNHTNMMDDPNNKVSKNKNNCNNSYYNNVSFNSTYYEYHSDIDMIHFTYNLKKKKKNPTSHRPSSKEYEKKVIYHKESHSNEKRKNIQMNANDIDILCKNNDITNEEDKKEKKGCDALNRGGYIKEQVQCQIDAFENEEENKIYIQEYKECVEKYKEYVNQREGHLKDEEEDKNDDEEENESDENEDDEDEDDEDEDDEDEDEEDESNENESNEDENDDEYVDADDTKLNIKIENKNDSTDNHNNNDDDTLSALEKHLTNNNMIKMMSAKYLYHKFLEYKDFMNTTNKFSHFNKIYSYEDDKKHKDNKNVLKNIHNNNNDINYYNSICEEEIKKKKDEKKSSLNVEFGDDIIKKKFFISSVNSHYVMINNDLTKEQMLYLIRNILMSIEDYLKKEKNRDYNKIFFLFFSIFIYNTQNDGLDQKEMHEEGKCDQTNRSEDKNGENISNNHNLSNNHNISNNHNISNNQNISNNQNLCNNQNLSNNQNLCNNQNLSNNQNLSNNHNNIYDKILRESLGNQKKYIKLNIFKNIILVISIVRYFLHTITISQKYTSSYDSLDDSNMIKSMNSLKLNEINILLNRANEILERYSLGSVENKKVYINKSNYYNSPKKGKLSVSLRQSKQKKTFHRILAVYFGHERWDLVMNMMIGIRISSIKKFSISDISNYFHHKDVLQLPTSNAQHKVIFKNYAPIIFKNIRNFYGIRSKEYLTSVGPEQVISNMVLGNLSTLSELLSEGKSGSLFYFTSNGKYIIKTVCRNIHNLSKKLLPKYYEHIKKNPDSLLTRLYGIHSIKYQNNLGRKKKKIYFIVMNNFFSSIVEIHRRYDIKGSLVGRTVPETKREDHTIALKDVDIDELGDIINIGPENKDRLLKVLKADADFLKENMLLDYSLLFGIHYRELSKDVVNWEETKTSHINHIYDCKGNCIASRPFHQCDYGGIISVDKKKIFFFGIIDIFTKWSIKKKFEHTFRTIQKFDGKNISCIHPNAYAKRFVTFIENHMK from the exons ATGAAATGTACTAGTGTAAATATAAGGAACGTTTTAGAATTaagtttaaaaaagaaaataaaagaaaatacgaATTTAAGTGATGAAGAAATactaattatttataaaagatttaattatataagttataatggaaaattaaattatgataattttgAAAAGAGTCTAGGTATATTAGGATCAATAAAGAAtgcttatttatataaatctatATTTAAAGCTTTCGATTTAAACAATGATAACTATTTAGATTTCTATGAATTTTGTGTtgctataaatataatgttgaagggaaataaaaaggataaattaaaattatccTATAGAATAGTAAATGCAGGATTTAATTCGAATGAACATGCAGGTGTTCTTCATAAAAGAAGTAATGTCAGTAATGAAGAAAACCAAACAAATTTTAACAACATAaatggtgataataataatgaaaataatgataataatgataataatgataataatgataatattgtttataatgataatattgtttataataatagtgataatcataataataatattacccATCAGAACTCCTTATGTCATCTTtttgacaaaaaaaatagtaatgATCATTCAAACAAAGATCCAACTATTgagaacaaaatatataatattaatgatgaatataacgaaaaaataaaaaagaataaaaaaaaagattattcaaattatatTACTTATGAAAATTTTGAGAAAATTGTTTTAAgtattaatgatataaaaagacAACTATTAGGAACAGGTGATGAAATAATAACTAgccaaataaaatatacatttcgATCATTAAGTATTTTATGTGATGATGGTATTTATAGAATGAATTTtgaatgttataaaaaagcTTTAAAATGTAATGAATTTTTAAAACTTTTGGGAATACATACAAAGGTAGCTGATGTTTTTTTACAAcatgaattaataaaaaaaaaacaaaaaaaaacaaaagaacaaatttataaaaatagaaaatataaaaatgatacaaataaattaGCAAACCATCGTATTATTAAATCCGTCTCAGAAAGTACAAATACCAGAGGATCTATTTTGAATGATTCTACTagtattctttttttaagaaaaccaaaaaaaaaaaaaaagaaaaagaaaaaaaaaaaaaaaaaaaaaattaaattatttgaaagaaaaaatactTTTTCATCATCcatggaaaataaaaataataatagaaatattaaagGTGTATCAAGAATTTTATCAcaagtaaataatatatcaacaaCAGAAGTAGAAGTAAATCAAGATACAGAACCTATTTCAAATGAATGTCATCACaaacaaaatgaagaaaataaaaatatcacCTTTTCTCAAAacgataataataataataataataataataataatattgataatataaaaacaaattcttgtgtaatgaataatattatggaTACTAAAGAAtctaatgaagaaaaaaaacaaaataaaaatatgtgtagtaaaaatatttatgatatatcCAACAAAAAAAACGATAAACTTCAACTACCTAAATGTGACATTTTCGAATGTAGCATTATTAAgagtgataaaaatattttaaaagaagaaaataatcattataaaaatgaaagagAAACACACGAATATTTTGccatagataataatatattttataacgatccaattattatatccaaaaaaaattcaaatgaTAGAGACAAGAAATTATTGAAAACGTTTTCTTCCTCATCATTAAAGAAGAAATCACATTTGagaaattatcattatataaagaaaataaataaagataataacataaaagGGGAAGATGATGCGaattatattaacataaaaGGGGAAGATAATGCGAATCATATTAACATGatggatgaaaataatgtGAATCATACTAACATGATGGATGATCCTAATAATAAagtttcaaaaaataaaaacaactgtaataatagttattataataatgtgtCGTTTAATAGTACTTATTATGAATATCACTCCGATATTGATATGATACATTTtacttataatttaaaaaaaaagaaaaaaaacccAACGTCTCATCGACCTAGTTCgaaagaatatgaaaaaaaagttatatatcataaagaATCGCATTCAAATGAAAAGAGGAAAAATATTCAGATGAATGCAAATGATATTGATATtctatgtaaaaataatgatataacaaatgaagaagataagaaagaaaaaaaaggatgTGATGCATTAAACAGGGGAGGTTATATAAAAGAGCAAGTGCAGTGTCAAATTGATGCAtttgaaaatgaagaagaaaataaaatatacatacaagaatataaagaatgtgtggaaaaatataaagaatatgtGAATCAAAGGGAAGGACACCTTAAAGATGAGGAGGAAGACAAAAATGATGACGAAGAAGAGAATGAAAGTGATGAGAATGAAGATGATGaggatgaagatgatgaggatgaagatgatgagGATGAAGATGAAGAGGATGAAAGTAATGAGAATGAAAGTAATGAGGATGAAAATGACGATGAATATGTAGATGCTGATGATACCaaattgaatataaaaatagaaaataaaaacgaTTCAActgataatcataataataatgatgatgatacaTTATCAGCTCTTGAAAAACAtctaacaaataataatatgattaaaATGATGAGTGCGAAATATTTATACCATAAATTTTTAGAATATAAAGATTTTATGAATACCACAAATAAGTTTTCTCATTTTAATAAgatatattcatatgaagatgataaaaaacataaggataataaaaatgttttaaagaatatacataacaataataatgatataaattattataattctatttgtgaagaagaaataaaaaaaaaaaaagatgaaaagaAATCATCATTAAATGTAGAATTTGGTGAcgatataataaagaaaaagttttttatatcatctgtAAATTCTCATTATGTtatgataaataatgatttaaCAAAAGAACAgatgttatatttaataagaaatattttaatgtCTATTGaagattatttaaaaaaagaaaaaaatagagattataacaaaattttttttttatttttttcgatatttatatataacacacAAAATGATGGACTGGATCAAAAAGAGATGCATGAAGAGGGAAAATGCGATCAAACGAATAGAAGTGAAGATAAAAATGGTGaaaatataagtaataatcataatttaagtaataatcataatataagtaataatcataatataagtaataatcaaaatataagtaataatcaaaatttatgtaataatcaaaatttaagtaataatcaaaatttatgtaataatcaaaatttaagtaataatcaaaatttaagtaataatcataataatatttatgataaaaTACTTAGAGAATCCTTAGggaatcaaaaaaaatatataaaattaaatatttttaaaaatatcattttAGTTATATCTATCGTtagatattttttacatacaATAACTATATCTCAAAAATATACATCATCATATGATTCTTTAGATGATagtaatatgataaaaagtatgaattctttaaaattgaatgaaataaatatattattaaatcgAGCTAATGAAATATTAGAAAGATATTCTTTAGGTAGTGTTGAAAATAAGAAggtttatataaacaaatcaaattattataattcacCTAAGAAAGGTAAATTATCTGTTTCTTTACGTCAGagtaaacaaaaaaaaacattccATAGAATATTGGCTGTATATTTTGGTCATGAACGTTGGGATTTAGTAATGAATATGATGATAGGTATTAGAATATcatctataaaaaaattctcTATAAGTGATATatcaaattattttcatcataaagATGTTTTACAATTACCTACATCAAATGCACAACACAaagttatatttaaaaattatgctcctatcatttttaaaaatataagaaattttTATGGTATTAGAtcaaaagaatatttaaCATCTGTGGGTCCAGAACAGGTCATCAGTAATATGGTTCTAGGAAATCTTTCAACACTTAGTGAATTATTATCAGAAGGAAAGAGTGGATCtctcttttattttactAGCAATGGAAAGTATATAATCAAGACA GTTTGTcgaaatattcataatttatCGAAAAAACTGTTAcctaaatattatgaacataTCAAGAAAAATCCAGATTCTTTATTAACACGTTTGTATGGAATCCACTCCATTAAATACCAAAATAATTTAGGAA ggaagaagaagaaaatttattttatcgtcatgaataattttttttcatccatTGTTGAGATACATAGAagatatgatataaaaggAAGCTTAGTAGGACGAACAGTTCCAGAGACCAAAAGAGAAGATCATACTATAGCTTTAAAAGATGTAGATATTGATGAATTAggtgatataataaatatcgGACCAGAAAATAAAGACAGATTACTTAAGGTTCTAAAAGCAGATGctgattttttaaaagaaaatatgttATTAGATTATTCATTACTTTTTGGTATACATTATAGAGAATTATCTAAAGATGTAGTAAACTGGGAAGAAACAAAAACAAGCCATATTAACCATATTTATGATTGTAAGGGGAATTGCATAGCATCAAGACCATTCCACCAG TGTGATTATGGGGGTATCATCAGTgtggataaaaaaaaaatctttttttttggaattatagatatttttacaaaatgGAG cattaaaaaaaaattcgaaCATACCTTCAGAACCATACA aaaatttgatggaaaaaatatttcatgtATTCATCCCAATGCTTATGCAA AACGTTTTGTTACATTTATAGAAAATCATATGAAATGA
- a CDS encoding chromatin assembly factor 1 protein WD40 domain, putative, translated as MSSPKESKKRKSNALDEACLELSEEVENDVSHEKVDEDEEEDVETQFNNWKTNSGLLYDFVCRKELEWPSLSVDFGDFHHENIENNVLNQIVCVGTHTSNKEPNFLYVCDVLFPLEQVPQEKCIYKSNENYEGFDFCSEKKKFTIKSKIAHTGEVNRIKFVPLEKKNFVVTKAVDGNVHLFDINKHKIETVDDKMNPEVSFVGNQSDGFGLDFQPLKKYILTCANDGLINVYDYNNLTTKTVQPFYKVQYKSPINDISPTNDPNLILACADNGYILIFDFRVKSNEPAQQTLGQQVPVNTVALNTFTGLFASGSDNGKIKVWDLKKFHEPQHIINAHKEAIIRLNFSPNDTSILASASNNRFINVYDLNKIGEELDAIDLSDGPSELIFSHGGHTQPVTDFNWNHHKKLKMFIGSTSEDNTLQFWQLKSELLDETNTIPTSNTDVE; from the coding sequence atgagcAGCCCAAAAGAGagtaagaaaagaaaatcaaACGCCTTGGATGAAGCTTGTCTGGAATTAAGTGAAGAGGTAGAGAATGATGTTAGTCATGAGAAGGttgatgaagatgaagaagaagatgtTGAAACTCAATTTAATAATTGGAAAACGAACAGTggtttattatatgatttcGTATGTAGAAAAGAATTAGAATGGCCTTCATTATCAGTAGATTTTGGTGATTTTCATCATGagaatatagaaaataatgtattaaaTCAAATAGTATGTGTAGGTACTCATACATCTAATAAAGAacctaattttttatatgtatgtgatGTATTATTTCCATTAGAACAAGTGCCTCAagaaaaatgtatttataaaagtaatgaaaattatgaaGGTTTTGATTTTTgttcagaaaaaaaaaaatttactatAAAATCTAAAATAGCTCATACAGGTGAAGTGAATCGAATAAAATTTGTAccattagaaaaaaaaaattttgtagTAACTAAAGCTGTAGATGGAAATGTTcatttatttgatataaataaacataaaatagAAACAGTTGATGATAAAATGAATCCAGAAGTATCATTTGTAGGAAATCAATCTGATGGATTTGGTCTAGATTTTCaacctttaaaaaaatatattttaacttGTGCAAATGATGGattaataaatgtatatgattataataatctaACCACAAAAACTGTTCAACCATTTTATAAAGTACAATATAAATCACCTATTAATGATATTTCTCCTACTAATGATCCAAATCTTATATTAGCATGTGCAGATaatggatatatattaattttcgATTTTAGAGTTAAATCAAATGAACCAGCTCAACAAACGTTAGGACAACAAGTTCCTGTTAATACTGTTGCTCTAAATACATTTACTGGTCTTTTTGCTTCAGGAAGTGATAATGGAAAGATAAAAGTTTgggatttaaaaaaatttcatgAACCTCAACATATTATTAACGCACACAAAGAAGCTATCATCAGACTTAATTTTTCACCAAATGATACTTCAATACTTGCTTCAGCTAGTAATAATCGTTTTATTAATGTTTATGATCTAAATAAAATAGGAGAAGAACTTGATGCTATTGATTTATCTGATGGTCCATCTGAATTAATTTTCTCACACGGGGGACATACTCAACCCGTAACAGACTTTAATTGGAATCAccacaaaaaattaaaaatgtttaTTGGATCAACAAGTGAAGATAATACTTTACAATTCTGGCAGTTAAAATCGGAGTTGCTCGATGAAACAAATACAATACCTACATCAAACACGGAtgtagaataa